Proteins encoded by one window of Chthoniobacterales bacterium:
- a CDS encoding helix-turn-helix domain-containing protein: protein MILISVPSPTSPPPDFVAPHIRRGRYIFPETSTRSSLVLVCAGYEECGPGFLVDRPSFRWHAVELLESGAWEVREDGQWVPAAAGTVVAYGPNHAGGIRATGSGPHGKYFADFRGTSARQGLRDAGLWTTRVRQLADGRGVIALYEQLLSCTALPARGQAAVTTAILEALLTRLGAEPDAAPRSTTQRRHVFDRCRDYLTANYASVRNLGEVARACHVGPEYFSRLFREHTGQTATQFLARLRMHHAAKLLLRSDDTIKAVGQTVGFDDPYHFSRVFKQIHGVAPRAFKRGWPDPVSGSAPV, encoded by the coding sequence ATGATTTTGATCTCAGTGCCTTCCCCCACCTCTCCCCCGCCCGATTTTGTCGCGCCGCACATCCGGCGCGGACGCTATATTTTTCCCGAGACCTCTACGCGAAGTTCACTCGTTCTGGTTTGCGCAGGATATGAGGAATGCGGGCCGGGTTTTCTCGTCGATCGCCCATCCTTCCGCTGGCATGCGGTTGAGTTGCTTGAAAGCGGTGCATGGGAAGTGCGCGAGGACGGACAATGGGTGCCCGCTGCCGCCGGGACAGTGGTTGCTTACGGTCCAAATCACGCCGGCGGAATCCGCGCGACAGGAAGCGGGCCGCACGGGAAATATTTCGCCGACTTCCGCGGAACGTCGGCACGACAGGGCCTGCGGGACGCCGGACTGTGGACGACGCGCGTGCGGCAACTGGCCGATGGGCGCGGAGTCATCGCTCTCTACGAGCAACTGCTTTCCTGCACAGCATTGCCCGCGCGGGGCCAAGCAGCGGTGACCACGGCGATCTTGGAAGCTCTACTCACCAGACTCGGAGCCGAACCGGATGCTGCGCCGCGGTCAACGACACAGCGCCGCCACGTCTTCGACCGTTGCCGGGACTACCTGACGGCGAACTACGCGAGTGTACGCAATCTCGGAGAGGTGGCCCGGGCCTGCCACGTTGGCCCGGAATACTTTTCGCGCCTTTTCCGCGAGCACACCGGACAAACCGCCACGCAGTTCCTCGCCCGCCTGCGCATGCATCATGCTGCGAAACTGCTCCTGCGCTCCGACGATACAATCAAAGCCGTCGGCCAGACTGTCGGCTTCGATGACCCCTACCACTTTTCCCGCGTCTTCAAACAAATCCACGGCGTGGCTCCCAGAGCCTTCAAGCGCGGCTGGCCTGACCCCGTAAGTGGGAGTGCTCCTGTCTGA